In Campylobacter sp., the DNA window GGGAGTTTGCAAAATTTAAAATTTATTTTGAAAAAGTTAGGAATTTTAAAATTTTAACGCTAGGATTTTGAAAAATTTTATAAATTTTTATGAATTTTGCGAACCAAAATTTTAAAATTTTTACGGTACAACAAAGTGAATTCTTAAAATTTTGCTATAGCTTTTAGTGTAAAATCTTCCTAATTGGGATACAAGATAGAAATTCCAAATCAAATTTTCGCGACGTGAAGCGCTTCCTTAATTATGAATTTAAAATTTTACACTTGAAATTTCCACGCTACACAGTACGGCATATTTCTGCCGAGATAAAATTCGCAAGCAAAATTCCAACCTCGCAAACCCAAAAGCATACAACAATTATTTCTTGAAATTTCAGCACCGCTTGCCCGTAGACAAATATCGCGTTACTTTATGAAATTTCGGCCTCACGACGCAAGCTCCTCGCACTGCAAACTCGCTTCGTGCTCTCGCCATAGCCGCGATCTGTCCGCATGCCGCTATGGCGTCTCGTCGCCGTCTTGGTCTTGAAGCGCGTCCGCTTCGCCCTCCGTCGCAATCGCCTCGAGGCTTAAAATTTCATCGACATCCTCCAGCTGGGCTACGCCGCTTCCTGCGATGCTTCTGATGCTTGCGTGCATCGCGATCGCTCCATCTCGCGCACGCGCTATCTGTTTTTCGCGCTGTTTCCAGATGCGCTCCATCGCGTTGCGCTCCTTATTTAGGCTCTCTTGCATGCTGACGAATGCCGAGACGATCGTCTTTATCTGGTTGGCAAACTCGGGCGAGGTCAGATAGTCGTAGAGCATCGCCGTTTTGCTATCTTGATTTTGCCCCGATCTTTTGGCAAACGCAAGCGCCACGACGTGTTCGCGCAAAACGGCGCAAAGCCCCTTAAATTCCTCAAACGAGCAGATCCAGATGCTAGGATCGCTCGGCGCCTGGTGCAGCCTAGGGCTGTGAGGCGGCATCTGCTCGGTGACGATAACGCCGATCTGCGCGCCCTCGCCTATCATATCATCTTTGAGTTTGTCGATCCATTTGGGCTCGAAGCTTTTCGTGCGCTTGCTCTCATATAAAATTTTACCGCAGCCCGCAAACTCCCTCGTATGCACCATCTGCACGCAGTCTGCGCCGCGCGCGCCCTTTTTGACCTCATCTATCTCGTCCAAAGGAAAGTTTAGCCGCAGATACTCCTGCAGCGCAAGCTCCTGCACCTCGCCCTGAAGCTGCTGCGAGCCCACTTCCGAGCGACGCTTAAGCTCGTTTATTTGGCCGATTAGGCTTTGGATCTGCTCATCTTTTTGGCGGAATTTCAGCTCGTTTTCCTGCGAAATTTGCTTCGAAAGCCGCTCACGCTCTTGGTTTACGCGGTTGGTTAGCTCGATCTCGGATTTGGCTTTATTCTCGGCCTCAAGCTCGCTAAATTTACGCTTTTGCGCCTCCATTTCAGCCTTTATTAAATTTAGCTCGGAAATTCTTTGTGATTTTTCTTGCAGTTCCTTTTGTAAAATTTCAAATTTCGCCGCGTTTTCGCTCTCGATCTGAGATTTTGCGAGCGCTAAAATTTTCTCCCGCTCGCTGTTTAGCGCAGAATCGGTCGCCGCTTTTACGCGCTGCTCGAAGGCGTTTTCCTTCGCTTGCAGCTGCGCCAGATGCTTCGCGTACTCCTCGCGCTTAGCGGCGATCTCGGCTTCAAATTTAAGCGTGGCTTCGTTTTGCTGCTGCTGCCACTTTCGCTTCTGCTGCAAAATTTCATCTTCAAATTTAGCCTTGATATCGCGCTGCAGCGCCTCGTCTATATCGATCTGAAAGCCGCAGTGCGGGCACTTTACGTTAGCCATTTTTACTTCCCAAACTCTGCTCTTTCATCTTTTCAAATTCCTGAGAAATTTGCGCGGCATTAGGCTCATCCGCCATCTTATCGAGCACGGAGTTGTAGCGATTTACGAGCAATATCGCAAGCGCCGAAAAGCAAAAGCCCGGCAGTAGCTCATAAACGATCGCCGAAAG includes these proteins:
- a CDS encoding DUF2130 domain-containing protein — its product is MANVKCPHCGFQIDIDEALQRDIKAKFEDEILQQKRKWQQQQNEATLKFEAEIAAKREEYAKHLAQLQAKENAFEQRVKAATDSALNSEREKILALAKSQIESENAAKFEILQKELQEKSQRISELNLIKAEMEAQKRKFSELEAENKAKSEIELTNRVNQERERLSKQISQENELKFRQKDEQIQSLIGQINELKRRSEVGSQQLQGEVQELALQEYLRLNFPLDEIDEVKKGARGADCVQMVHTREFAGCGKILYESKRTKSFEPKWIDKLKDDMIGEGAQIGVIVTEQMPPHSPRLHQAPSDPSIWICSFEEFKGLCAVLREHVVALAFAKRSGQNQDSKTAMLYDYLTSPEFANQIKTIVSAFVSMQESLNKERNAMERIWKQREKQIARARDGAIAMHASIRSIAGSGVAQLEDVDEILSLEAIATEGEADALQDQDGDETP